ACGGTCGCGATGGCCTCGTGGGCGTAGCGATGGCCTTGCAGCACCTCGCGGAGACTGGCGAGGCGCTCTCCCAAATCAAAGCGCGCTTTCCGACCTACGTGATCGCCAAGCACAAGCTGCCGCTCGAGGGCCTCGGCGACCCTCACGCGTTGCTCGAAGCCCTCGCAGCACAGTACGACAACCGTGACGACGTGCGCCTCTCGACGCTCGACGGGGTGAAGCTCGACTTGAACGAGGGCTGGGTGCACCTCCGCCCGTCCAACACAGAACCCATCGTGCGCGTCTACGCTGAGGCTGGATCGCAGGCAGCGGCCGATGCACTTGCCATCCGCTTCAAGCAAGAGCTGATGGGGAGCGTAGCCACCGCTGGGTGACCTCGACCCTACCCACTGCGACGCACGACTCTCGACCGAACCCACCCCGTCCTCATGTCCGACCTCCTGAAGCGCGTTCAGACGCTCGGCGGCTACCTCGACATCGCCAAAAAGAAGACACGCCGCGCCGACCTGGAGCAGCAACGCCTCGATCCCGGCTATTGGAACGATCCGGATTCTGCGCGGGTCGTGGAGAAGGAGGTCGCGGCTCTTGACGACTGGATCTCGTCCTACGAAACGCTAGAGCAGCGAGCGCAGGACCTTGACGTGCTCGTTGAACTCGCTGAAGAAGAGGGCGAGGACATGGCGGCCGAGATCGACCGTGAGCGAACTGGGGTGGAGGCGTCGCTCGAAGCCCTGGAGCTGCGCGGCATGCTCGGCGGCGAGGACGACCAGCGCGATGCCGTCGTGAACGTGAACCCCGGTGCCGGCGGTACGGAGGCGCAAGACTGGGCTGAGATGCTCCTCGGCATGTACACGAAGTACGCCGAGCGCCAGGGTTGGGGCGTCGAGCTGGTGGAGTACCAACGCGGCGAGGGGGCCGGCATCAAGTCGGCGACGCTGCGCGTGCAGGGACCCTTCGCCTACGGCTATCTCAAAGCGGAGAGTGGCGTGCATCGCCTCGTGCGCATCAGTCCGTTCGACTCGTCGGGCCGCCGTCACACCTCGTTCGCGTCCGTATTCGTCTACCCCGAGATCGACGATTCCATCGAGGTTGACCTCTCGACGGGCGAGCTCGAAATGCAGCGGTTCCACTCTGGCGGCAAAGGCGGACAGAACGTCAACAAGGTCGAGACGGGCGTGCGCTACGTCTGGACGGGAACGCTTTCCAACGGCGAGGATGTGAAGGTGGCCGCGGAGAGCACCGAAGAGCGCAGCCAGCTGCAGAATCGCGAGCGGGCCATGCAACTGCTCAAGAGCCGCATCTATGGCATGGAGCAGCAGATTCGCGAGGCCGCCAAAGACGCGCTGGAAGGCTCGAAGAAAAAGATCGAGTGGGGCAGCCAGATCCGCTCCTACGTCTTCCAGCCCTACACGATGGTCAACGACCTCCGCACGGAGACAAAGATCACGGACGTGGACGGCGTCATGGGCGGCGATCTGGAGCCGTTCATCCGGGCCTACCTACTGCAGCAGTCCGGAAGCAGCGACTAGCGCGTAGAGCCCCGGGGAGCAATCGGACGAATCGCGGTGTACTGCCTACATCACGCTTCGATTTCCCACCCCCACCACCGTCGTCATGCAGGCCACCTCTCGGCAGGAGCGGTACGATTTCCTTGTCATTGGCAGCGGCGTCGCCGGGCTGAGTTTTGCGCTTCGAGCGGCAGAGCGCGGCACGGTGGCGGTCGTCACAAAGAAGCAGTCGGCTGAGTCGAACACGAACTACGCGCAGGGCGGCATCGCGGCGGTGATGGACCCGGCGGACTCGGTCCAGGACCACATCCGCGACACGCTCGTCGCCGGGGCCGGGCTGTGTGACGAAGACATCGTACGCATCGTCATCACCGAGGGCCCAGAACGTGTGCGCGAGCTGATGGCGATGGGCGCTGAGTTCGACAGGGAGGAGGACGGCGACCTGCACCTGGGCCGCGAGGGCGGGCACTCGGCCCACCGCATCGTACACGCCGCTGACATGACGGGCCGCGAGATCGAGCGAGCCTTGCTCGCGAAGGTGTACGCCCATCCGAACATCAAACTGTACGAGTACCACTTCGCCATCGACCTCATCACTGAGCACCATGTCGGGCGTGCGGCCGTGGCCTGGCCCAAGCTGCATTGCTTCGGCGCCTACGTGCTCAACGAGGAGACCGAGCAGGTCGAGACGCTGCTCGCGAAAGCGACGCTCCTGGCTGCGGGCGGGGCGGGGCAGGTCTACCTCCACACGACGAACCCGACGGTGGCCACCGGCGACGGCATCGCGATGGCGTACCGAGCCAAGGCGCGCATCGGCAACATGGAGTTCATCCAGTTTCACCCGACGAGCCTGTACGCGCCAGGCGCGGACTTCGGCGGGCGCAGCTTCCTCATCACCGAAGCCGTACGCGGCGACGGCGGCATCCTGCGCAACCAGGCGGGCGAACGCTTTATGCCCGACTATGACGATCGCGCCGAACTCGCCCCGCGCGACATCGTTGCCCGCGCGATCGACGACCAACTGAAGCGGCGCGGCGAAGACTTCGTCTGGCTCGACATCAGCCACAAGCCACCGCATGAGGTGCTGGCGCATTTCCCGAACATCCACGCGACGCTGCTGGACAAGCTCGGGATCGACATGACGAAGGAGCCGATCCCGGTCGTGCCAGCCGCGCACTACACCTGCGGCGGGCTGGTCGTGGACGCGCATGCGCAGACGAGCATCCACGGCCTCTTCGCTTGTGGCGAGGTGACTTGCTCGGGTCTGCACGGTGCCAACCGCCTTGCCTCCAACTCGCTGCTCGAGGCGCTCGTCTTCGCCCACCGCGCAGTCGATGCGGCCATGCGCTACCATGCAATCGCCACGATCCCGGGCGGCGTACCGGACTGGGACGAGTCGGGCACCGAGAACGCCCGCGAGTGGGTGCTCATCGAGCACAACCGCCGTGAGGTCAAGCGGATCATGCAGGACTATGTCGGCATCGTGCGATCCGAGTTGCGCCTGGAACGAGCACAGCGGCGCCTGGAACTGATCTTCGAGGAGACCGAAGACTTCTACCAGCGCACTCGGGTAACGAGTCCGTTGTGTGAACTGCGAAACCTCGTGGCCGTCGCTCACCTTATCGTCAAGTGCGCCCAGCGCCGCCACGAGTCACGCGGCCTGCACTTCATGGCCGACTATCCTGACCCCGACCCGCTCCAACGTCATGACACGGTGCTCTACCCAGCGCCCTCAGAAGTGGCCTAGCATACGGTCGTGGCGCTTCCTGTTGCGCCTGGGCACGCTCGGTCTTTTCGCGGTGTTGCTCCTCTTCGGGTGTGTCCTCGCGACGACGCCTGCACGCGCCCAGAGTGGGGCCGTCCAGGTGCTTGACGATGGCACGAACAGCGACCGCTCGGAACGGAGATACCGCTGTAGCTGCCGGAACCGGCCACCGCCGCTCACAGGCGAAGTGCGCTCGCTGGTCATCTTTGTTCGGTTCGCTGACGACACATCCGATGGCACGTGCGCAGGCGGATCGCTCGCGTGGCCGTCGTCGGCTCTCACCCCGACCTTCGCCGACTCGCTCCTGGCCTCGACGCGTGCCTCAGTCGTGCCAGACAGTTCGCTTACGGAGTACTTCCTGCTCCAGTCTGGCGGGCACTATGTCTTGACGGGCGATGCCTTCGGTTATGTGACTGAACACCCGCGGTCGCACTATCGCTTTACCCGGGGGCGGGGACAATCCCGGGTGATCGATCACGGACGGGTCACGCGCGAAGCGCTCTTGGCGCTCGACGACCAGATCGACTTCCAGCAGTACGATGGCGATGGGGACGGGCACCTCGATCAGGTGTTCTTTGTGGTGCGCTCGACGGGATCGGACTTTATCGCCCTGGAGCGGGCCGATGGCGTCTCTACGCTCGGGTTCAGCGAAGCACCCGGCGGCCCGTCGTTCGACGGCATCGGCATCTGTGGCGACTGTGCCGGTTCGTTCAACCGCTACCAGGGCCTAGATCCCGTGCGCGCGCTCATCAAGATCTTCGCGCACGAATATGGACACGACTTGTTCAACGCGCACCGGTGGTACGGCGGGCACCTGTCTCCGATCGCAGGCAACCTCGTCCCCTACGTGCCTCGCCTCGACTCGCTGGGGACCTACTACGCCGACATGACCACTGGCTATGCCTTGATGCTTGGCATCGGCGCTGCGCGGCACGAGGCGATCAAGACCGTCTCGATGTCGGCGTTCGAGCGCGCGATGCTCTCGCAGAAAGCTCCGGACGGGGCGGCATGGATCGAGTGCCCCGCGCTACAGAGGGACACCACGGTGACGCTCCGCGACGTGGTGACGACCGGCGATTGCGTGCGCCTCGACTACGCGCAGGGCGAGATCCCGCTCCCCCCGGGGAGGACTCCGCGCGGACGGCCCGAGCGCCTGGCCGAGGCGCTTTATCTCTCGAATCTCCAGCAGTCCACTTTTTATTCGGTGCCTACTGTGGCGAACACGACGGTGTCGCGGTCGTGTGCAGGCTGCCGCCCAGTCGAAACCGGGGGGCCACACGATACGGGCTTGCTCGTCGAGCGGGTCGTGCATCGCGCTGAGGCGCCGCACAATGCTCGGCGTGACGTCGTCCCCGCGGACAATGGCCTAGAAGGGCTCCAGTCCTGCGAGCAGGTCACTGCGGGAGAGGGCGTCGAGGCCGCCGAGGTTTTCGACGGTGACCTCTGGGACCCTGACCAGGTGCGGCAACTGACGCCGTGGACACGCCCCAACAGCTTCGGCACCACCTATCAGCGTGATGTACCACAGGCGGTACGCCTGGGCGCGTGGCCAGCCTTCACCGGCATGCGCTACGCTAGCCGCTCGGACGGTTCCATCACCTTCGACTACGTGCAGGACGTGCGGACCGCCGACACGCTGACGGTGCGCGAGCCCTCGTGGATGGACGATGGGAGCAATGGGCTCGTGCTGGCAGGGCACCTCGTCGTCGCCGGGGGAGGCGTCCTCATCGTGGAGGAAAACGTGTCGGTGTCGGTACGCGGCGGCGTCCAGATCAAGCCGGGCGGGCGCCTCGAACTGAGAACGGGCGCGACCTTGCGCATAGGGGCGGGTACTGCGATCCGCGTGGCCGGAGAGTTGATCGGCGACCAGGCACGTCTAGCGCCGTTGGATCCAGTGCAGGGGTGGGAGGGTGTGCAGCGCGTGGCGCAAGGACGAACAGCCCTGTCCGGGGTTGAAGTGGAAGGCGTGCGGCGGGACTAGGGTGCGGGTCTGCACGGTTTCGTAATGAAACATGCAGCGAGAGCTAGGGTACTTTCTCAGCCGTCTTTTCTAGCGCATCGAGGTGAAACGTCCTATCTTGATGGCTCCCGTTGGGCGCTGAAGCATGGCCGCCCGGAAGGGCGTGCGCCGAGCCGATCGCTTCTAGTAGGCAATCACTTCGGCTACGTTTACGTTCTAACCCTGTCGTAAACGCCTGTTCGCCCGAACGGGCGTTTTTCGTGCCTCCTGTTTTCACATTGAGCTTGCCAGTGCCTTCCAGCACATCGACTGACTCCCTCACCGACGCGATTCACCGTCTGGCCGTTGCTGCTGCCGCGGAGGTGTCGCCGGATGCCTACGTCGTGGATGTCGAGGTGCGTGGCTACCAGGGCTCCCGCGTCGTCTCGGTTTTCGTTGACACCGACGAGGGCATCAGCCTCGACGCGGCGGCCGCAGTGAGCCGTGCACTCTCCGCTGCTCTGGACCACGACGACCTCGTCAAAGGCCGCTATCGCCTGGACGTCTCGTCGCCTGGTGCAGAGCGCCCCCTGACGCAGGTGCGCCAATTTCCCCGGCACGTCGGGCGGACCTTGACCGTGAACTATGTCGGCGCTGACGGTGAGCCAGCCTCCGTGTCGGGCGAGCTGACGGCCGCCGACGCCAACGTGCTCCGCCTCGCGCCAG
The Bacteroidota bacterium DNA segment above includes these coding regions:
- the prfB gene encoding peptide chain release factor 2, which encodes MSDLLKRVQTLGGYLDIAKKKTRRADLEQQRLDPGYWNDPDSARVVEKEVAALDDWISSYETLEQRAQDLDVLVELAEEEGEDMAAEIDRERTGVEASLEALELRGMLGGEDDQRDAVVNVNPGAGGTEAQDWAEMLLGMYTKYAERQGWGVELVEYQRGEGAGIKSATLRVQGPFAYGYLKAESGVHRLVRISPFDSSGRRHTSFASVFVYPEIDDSIEVDLSTGELEMQRFHSGGKGGQNVNKVETGVRYVWTGTLSNGEDVKVAAESTEERSQLQNRERAMQLLKSRIYGMEQQIREAAKDALEGSKKKIEWGSQIRSYVFQPYTMVNDLRTETKITDVDGVMGGDLEPFIRAYLLQQSGSSD
- the nadB gene encoding L-aspartate oxidase; this encodes MQATSRQERYDFLVIGSGVAGLSFALRAAERGTVAVVTKKQSAESNTNYAQGGIAAVMDPADSVQDHIRDTLVAGAGLCDEDIVRIVITEGPERVRELMAMGAEFDREEDGDLHLGREGGHSAHRIVHAADMTGREIERALLAKVYAHPNIKLYEYHFAIDLITEHHVGRAAVAWPKLHCFGAYVLNEETEQVETLLAKATLLAAGGAGQVYLHTTNPTVATGDGIAMAYRAKARIGNMEFIQFHPTSLYAPGADFGGRSFLITEAVRGDGGILRNQAGERFMPDYDDRAELAPRDIVARAIDDQLKRRGEDFVWLDISHKPPHEVLAHFPNIHATLLDKLGIDMTKEPIPVVPAAHYTCGGLVVDAHAQTSIHGLFACGEVTCSGLHGANRLASNSLLEALVFAHRAVDAAMRYHAIATIPGGVPDWDESGTENAREWVLIEHNRREVKRIMQDYVGIVRSELRLERAQRRLELIFEETEDFYQRTRVTSPLCELRNLVAVAHLIVKCAQRRHESRGLHFMADYPDPDPLQRHDTVLYPAPSEVA
- a CDS encoding ribosome maturation factor RimP, translating into MPSSTSTDSLTDAIHRLAVAAAAEVSPDAYVVDVEVRGYQGSRVVSVFVDTDEGISLDAAAAVSRALSAALDHDDLVKGRYRLDVSSPGAERPLTQVRQFPRHVGRTLTVNYVGADGEPASVSGELTAADANVLRLAPAKKASAVEISTANLINAKVQLPW